A genomic segment from Sander vitreus isolate 19-12246 chromosome 3, sanVit1, whole genome shotgun sequence encodes:
- the LOC144515449 gene encoding mRNA decay activator protein ZFP36L1, whose amino-acid sequence MPSFPLNQFADLEEMMCKQLMNLDLREQNGPVPSLSLAMATPGCIGQPRSNISFSLSSLSCLPTDPSESTFQTSSQWGQQSESSLPSQLANSTQWGKSSFLAQRSISMVETSSTTATSLGWPGTDITQSQSDISHTALNTSSSSSTSSVSSSSSRYKTELCRSFNESGLCKYGCKCQFAHGLDELRDLNRHPKYKTEPCRTFHTIGFCPYGMRCHFVHNNEEEKKHSFSRSSSSSSSSSIPQQPPPSFRLHRPPLVRQSFSFAGFPSAPQQALQPALNAHPPPGTASFTRAPSASPPSCADITDLLSHAFLEMDSAFEASPAHQFQPPMGQATAVDPRSPFLPSPDSGCYPCELSPTASPSLRQSPSATVVFSGPLGARSLSYTSLSDQDGSSSASSLSGSESCGGINEVNGKRLAVFSQLSVPEDATGFCI is encoded by the exons ATGCCATCTTTCCCCCTCAACCAGTTTGCTGACCTGGAAGAGATGATGTGCAAG CAGTTAATGAATCTCGACTTGAGGGAGCAAAACGGACCAGTACCATCCCTCAGTCTGGCAATGGCAACACCAGGGTGCATAGGTCAGCCACGGAGCAACATATCATTTTCCCTCTCGTCTCTCTCGTGCCTTCCCACTGATCCTTCAGAGAGTACATTTCAGACCTCCAGCCAGTGGGGGCAGCAGTCAGAAAGCTCTCTGCCCTCCCAGCTCGCTAATTCCACCCAGTGGGGGAAGTCAAGCTTCCTTGCCCAGCGCTCCATCAGTATGGTAGAGACCAGCAGCACCACAGCAACGAGTCTTGGCTGGCCCGGGACCGACATTACGCAATCCCAAAGTGACATCAGCCACACTGCACTGAACAccagctcctcctcttccacctcatccgtttcctcttcctcatcccgcTATAAAACTGAGCTGTGTCGATCCTTCAATGAGAGTGGCTTGTGCAAGTATGGCTGCAAGTGCCAGTTTGCTCACGGGCTAGATGAGCTGCGGGATCTCAACAGACATCCAAAATACAAAACTGAGCCGTGTCGTACGTTTCACACCATCGGCTTCTGCCCCTACGGCATGCGCTGCCACTTTGTCCACAACaatgaggaagaaaagaaacactCCTTCTCTcgctcctcctcatcatcctctTCCTCAAGCATTCCCCAGCAGCCACCACCCTCCTTCCGTTTGCACAGACCTCCTCTTGTCCGACAGAGCTTCAGCTTTGCTGGGTTTCCCTCTGCTCCCCAGCAAGCCCTTCAACCTGCCCTTAATGCTCACCCTCCTCCTGGCACTGCTTCTTTCACACGCGCTCCATCGGCATCTCCTCCTTCCTGCGCTGACATTACTGACCTCCTTTCTCATGCCTTCCTGGAGATGGACTCTGCCTTTGAGGCGTCCCCTGCCCACCAGTTCCAGCCTCCCATGGGCCAGGCCACTGCAGTAGATCCCCGGTCTCCATTCCTGCCTTCCCCAGACTCCGGCTGTTATCCATGTGAGCTGTCTCCGACTGCCTCCCCTTCCCTGAGGCAGAGTCCCAGTGCTACTGTGGTCTTTTCTGGGCCACTGGGTGCCCGATCCCTGTCCTACACCTCTCTGTCAGACCAGGATGGAAGCAGCTCTGCTAGCTCGCTCAGTGGCTCTGAATCCTGTGGTGGCATTAATGAAGTCAATGGCAAACGCCTGGCGGTATTCAGTCAGCTCTCTGTTCCAGAAGATGCTACTGGGTTCTGCATTTAG
- the bloc1s3 gene encoding biogenesis of lysosome-related organelles complex 1 subunit 3 has protein sequence MSSGYQIVVQGEASETDSDDEVYITSMPAPQTATVGAKVPGEASETDSEGEEEEQAGRASSLSQESAQILRRDLPPLIVVRDHPDIQSIVEDRPSPTHRPQGDTLLQQKLRESNSWLYSDVGQTLRQVYGSASREVNSATAQLNTSQGAIINASHSIRLILDDLKAVSEKIDIITSCQILPDININNPNNYTAPVP, from the exons atgTCCAGCGGGTACCAGATAGTGGTGCAGGGCGAGGCCTCTGAGACAGACTCTGATGATGAAGTTTACATCACCTCCATGCCCGCTCCCCAAACTGCTACAGTCGGAGCTAAG GTTCCTGGGGAGGCGTCTGAAACAGACAgtgagggtgaggaggaggagcaggcggGCCGAGCCTCCTCACTGAGCCAGGAGAGCGCTCAGATACTCAGGAGAGACCTGCCTCCTCTTATCGTAGTTAGAGACCATCCTGATATACAGTCGATAGTGGAAGACAGGCCAAGTCCCACACACAGGCCACAAG GTGACACCCTTTTACAACAGAAGCTGCGGGAATCTAACAGCTGGCTATATTCTGACGTGGGACAGACACTACGGCAGGTTTATGGCAGTGCCAGTAGAGAG GTGAACAGTGCAACAGCTCAGCTGAATACTTCGCAGGGCGCCATCATCAATGCCTCCCACAGCATAAGATTAATCCTGGATGACCTGAAGGCTGTGtctgagaagattgatatcatCACCAGCTGTCAAATACTGCCTGATATTAACATCAATAATCCAAATAATTATACTGCTCCTGTACCTTAA
- the trappc6bl gene encoding trafficking protein particle complex subunit 6B, like, translated as MADESLFDFLHMEIVSHIYKEQQSSKGEMDNKDRAVCVSVLESMGFRVGQGLIERLTRDSPSFKDELDVMKFVCKDFWTKVFRRQVDNLRTNHQGTYVLQDNKFSLLTQLSSGKQYLDQAPKYLAFSCGVVRGALSNLGLDSVVTAEVSVMPSCKFQVVIQKL; from the exons ATGGCAGACGAGTCTCTGTTTGACTTTCTCCATATGGAGATCGTGTCACATATCTACAAAGAGCAGCAATCCAGTAAAGGAGAGATGGACAACAAG GACAgagctgtctgtgtttctgtccttGAAAGCATGGGTTTCAGGGTGGGACAAGGACTCATTGAAAG GTTGACCAGGGACTCTCCCAGCTTCAAGGATGAGTTGGATGTAATGAAGTTTGTCTGTAAAGACTTCTGGACGAAGGTGTTCAGGAGGCAGGTTGACAACCTCAGAACAAACCATCAG GGTACCTATGTCCTGCAGGACAACAAGTTTTCTCTACTGACTCAGCTCTCCAGTGGAAAACAGTACCTGGATCAGGCACCTAAG tACCTCGCTTTTTCGTGTGGCGTGGTGAGAGGAGCTCTGTCTAACCTTGGTCTTGACAGCGTGGTGACAGCCGAGGTCTCTGTTATGCCATCCT GTAAGTTCCAAGTGGTGATCCAGAAGTTGTGA